A part of Sulfurimonas aquatica genomic DNA contains:
- a CDS encoding recombinase family protein, translated as MNVGYARVSTSSQNLENQIDQLKEAGCEKIFSEKRSGKNEADRKEFKIMMEFIREGDVLFITKLDRLARSVIDLQNIAKFLEDKNVDLKVIQQNIDTTTPAGRLLFTMLGAIAEFERDLINERVKEGIEAAKKKGVQFGRKAILNNKEKNVIYKEHKKGKSVAWLSKFFHVARNTLYRAIKDVAKKK; from the coding sequence ATGAATGTAGGTTATGCAAGAGTTTCAACTTCAAGCCAAAACCTTGAGAATCAAATTGATCAGCTTAAAGAAGCAGGCTGTGAAAAGATCTTCTCAGAAAAAAGATCTGGAAAAAATGAAGCTGATCGTAAAGAGTTTAAAATTATGATGGAGTTCATTAGAGAGGGAGATGTGCTTTTTATAACAAAGCTTGACCGTTTAGCAAGATCAGTAATTGACCTACAAAATATTGCTAAGTTTTTAGAAGATAAAAATGTCGATCTCAAAGTCATTCAACAAAACATTGATACTACAACACCAGCAGGAAGATTATTATTTACGATGTTGGGTGCTATTGCAGAGTTTGAACGAGACCTTATCAATGAAAGAGTGAAAGAAGGGATTGAAGCTGCAAAGAAAAAAGGAGTTCAATTTGGAAGAAAAGCTATTCTAAATAATAAAGAGAAAAATGTCATATATAAGGAACACAAAAAAGGAAAGTCTGTAGCATGGCTATCAAAATTCTTTCATGTTGCTCGTAATACACTCTATAGAGCTATTAAAGATGTAGCTAAAAAGAAATAG
- a CDS encoding type II toxin-antitoxin system RelE/ParE family toxin, protein MIVSFKDVVTENIFNGVTSKQAMKRLPNKLWKIAARKLDQLDSVIILDELKVPPGNHLEKLSGDRNGQYSIPINQQYRICFIWTVSGPDKVEIIDYH, encoded by the coding sequence ATGATTGTTTCTTTTAAAGATGTAGTAACAGAAAATATATTTAACGGTGTTACCAGTAAACAGGCAATGAAACGATTGCCAAATAAACTATGGAAGATAGCTGCGAGAAAACTCGATCAACTTGATTCTGTAATAATACTAGATGAACTAAAAGTTCCTCCTGGGAATCACTTAGAGAAACTAAGTGGTGACAGAAATGGCCAATACAGTATACCTATTAACCAACAATACCGAATCTGTTTTATATGGACTGTCAGTGGTCCAGACAAAGTTGAAATAATAGATTATCATTAA
- a CDS encoding HigA family addiction module antitoxin, whose product MRIPTHREPTHPGEMLLEEFLEPMNLTQRMLADAIHVPYQRINEIVNMKRGVTPSTALRLAKYFGVSEDFWLNLQTRWDIYRSKKIEAEELERIKPLAS is encoded by the coding sequence ATGCGTATTCCAACTCATAGAGAACCAACACATCCAGGTGAAATGCTTTTAGAAGAGTTTTTAGAACCTATGAACCTCACACAACGTATGCTTGCTGATGCGATACATGTTCCTTACCAACGTATTAATGAAATAGTAAATATGAAACGTGGGGTTACTCCTAGTACAGCTCTAAGACTTGCAAAATATTTTGGGGTAAGTGAAGATTTTTGGTTAAACCTTCAAACACGCTGGGATATATATCGCTCAAAAAAAATTGAGGCCGAAGAGTTAGAACGCATCAAGCCTTTAGCTTCTTAA
- a CDS encoding IS1182 family transposase, producing the protein MPNYKEGLNRHQQLLFPPSLDEYVDENNPVRAIESYVDSIDLADLGVFTSSGGSDGQPAYHPALLLKIYLYGYLNSIRSSRKLEREIKRNVEMMWLCAGLTPGYKTIANFRKDNPKVLKQLFRDFVMLCRSVDLIDGAVVAIDGAFLRANASKNQLISEKVTIKDIKSVDEKITEYLGALEYSDKCESKETTPIVKMECLKRLNKRKTKLDADLNILKERQVKQYCKSDPDATLMTKPAHHLIAYNTQIAVDGKYKFIVATNISSKGVDHDQLYPMATQAKEATGNEQIKVAADAGYFSSKELKRCIDEGIDVYVPMPDKQKKQKDKGKFPRDAFTYDETEDCYICPNDKVLKRQKTTYENKGIKRFMYYGTRSVCKVCPLHSECISDIANAKRLWRWEHEALITEHRTKMKTSKAKAMIKERAALAEHPFGTIKQKLGWSHFLVRGKTKVAGENALIMLTYNFRRLLNLIGITLFQKLIEAHKHGNLESIKQEIAEYLAVLYFIRAFFRQKMSLSV; encoded by the coding sequence ATGCCAAACTACAAAGAGGGTTTAAACCGTCATCAACAACTTCTTTTTCCTCCCAGTCTAGATGAGTATGTTGATGAGAATAATCCAGTAAGAGCAATTGAGAGCTATGTTGATAGTATTGATTTAGCTGATTTAGGAGTCTTTACATCTAGTGGTGGTTCTGATGGTCAACCAGCATACCATCCTGCACTACTTTTGAAGATCTATCTCTACGGTTATCTCAATAGTATTCGAAGCTCTAGAAAGCTTGAGCGTGAGATTAAACGTAATGTTGAGATGATGTGGTTATGCGCAGGACTCACTCCTGGATATAAGACCATCGCTAACTTCCGTAAAGATAATCCCAAAGTACTCAAGCAACTTTTTCGTGACTTTGTGATGCTATGTCGTTCTGTAGATTTGATTGATGGTGCAGTAGTTGCTATTGATGGAGCTTTTTTACGTGCTAACGCTTCAAAGAATCAACTGATCTCAGAAAAAGTAACTATAAAAGATATAAAGTCAGTTGATGAGAAGATAACAGAGTATCTAGGTGCACTGGAGTATAGCGATAAGTGTGAGAGCAAAGAGACAACACCAATAGTTAAAATGGAATGTCTAAAGCGACTGAACAAACGCAAAACCAAACTAGATGCTGATCTTAATATCCTTAAAGAGCGTCAAGTAAAACAGTACTGTAAAAGTGATCCTGATGCTACCTTAATGACTAAACCAGCACATCATCTGATAGCCTATAATACACAGATTGCTGTTGATGGCAAATACAAGTTTATTGTAGCTACCAATATCTCCAGCAAAGGAGTTGATCACGATCAGCTCTACCCTATGGCTACCCAGGCCAAAGAAGCTACAGGGAATGAGCAGATAAAGGTCGCAGCTGATGCGGGCTATTTCAGTTCTAAAGAATTAAAGCGATGTATCGATGAAGGGATTGATGTCTATGTCCCCATGCCAGACAAACAGAAGAAGCAGAAAGACAAGGGGAAGTTTCCAAGAGATGCATTTACCTATGATGAAACCGAGGACTGCTATATCTGTCCGAATGACAAAGTGTTGAAGCGACAAAAAACCACCTATGAGAACAAGGGTATTAAGCGTTTTATGTATTATGGCACTCGCTCTGTATGTAAAGTTTGTCCATTGCATTCAGAGTGTATTTCAGATATTGCCAATGCAAAACGTCTGTGGCGCTGGGAACATGAAGCACTCATTACTGAACACCGTACAAAGATGAAAACATCAAAAGCCAAAGCTATGATAAAAGAACGTGCCGCACTTGCAGAACATCCGTTTGGTACAATCAAACAAAAGCTTGGCTGGAGTCATTTTCTGGTGCGTGGCAAAACAAAGGTTGCTGGAGAGAATGCTCTGATTATGCTTACCTATAATTTCAGACGACTATTAAATTTGATTGGGATTACTCTGTTTCAAAAGCTGATAGAAGCACATAAACATGGTAATCTTGAGAGTATCAAGCAAGAAATAGCGGAGTATCTAGCAGTTTTATACTTTATTAGGGCATTTTTTCGTCAAAAAATGAGTTTGAGCGTCTGA
- a CDS encoding IS256 family transposase, producing MKIEIDAEQFARDIKAGKSISGKDGALSSLIKQLTEAALSAEIDSHLTQDISKNRKNGYATKTMKSEHGEFELDVPRDRSGSFEPEIVKKNQRTMSGEIEDKILALYSHGNSYSQIAKLIEDIYGVGFSKGAISTVTDKIIPMLQEWKVRPLEEVYPFIFLDAIHYKVKEDGRYISKAFYTVLGVGIDGKKEILGLYLNESEGAKFWLQVLTDLSHRGVKDILIASVDGLKGFPEAINSVYPDTEVQLCIVHQIRNSLKYVGSANQKQFAKELKKVYQAFTKEEAEIELDKLEEKWGKKYPIVFTSWRNKWDNLSVYFKYPADIRKVIYTTNIIESVHRQFRTLTKTKGAFPNDNSLLKLLYMGIQNASKKWTMPVRNWSLTISQLSIHFEGRLDKALNL from the coding sequence ATGAAGATAGAAATAGATGCAGAGCAATTTGCTCGTGATATAAAGGCTGGTAAGAGTATCAGTGGTAAAGATGGAGCATTAAGCTCTTTAATAAAGCAACTTACAGAAGCTGCTCTCTCCGCAGAAATAGATTCCCATTTAACACAAGATATCTCAAAGAACCGTAAAAATGGCTATGCCACTAAAACTATGAAAAGTGAACATGGTGAATTTGAACTTGATGTTCCAAGAGACCGTAGTGGTAGTTTTGAGCCTGAGATTGTAAAGAAAAATCAACGAACTATGTCAGGTGAGATAGAAGATAAAATACTTGCTCTTTACTCTCATGGTAACAGCTACTCTCAAATAGCAAAGCTTATCGAAGATATTTACGGTGTAGGCTTTTCTAAGGGTGCAATCAGTACAGTAACAGATAAAATAATACCTATGCTTCAAGAGTGGAAAGTTCGTCCTCTTGAAGAAGTATATCCTTTTATATTTTTAGATGCGATTCACTATAAAGTAAAAGAGGATGGAAGATATATCTCAAAAGCATTTTATACCGTTCTCGGTGTCGGCATTGATGGGAAGAAAGAGATACTTGGTCTCTATCTCAATGAGAGTGAAGGTGCTAAGTTCTGGCTACAGGTACTTACTGATTTATCTCATCGTGGTGTTAAAGATATACTCATCGCTTCCGTTGATGGTTTAAAAGGCTTTCCTGAAGCCATAAACTCAGTCTATCCTGACACAGAAGTACAACTCTGTATTGTTCATCAAATCCGAAATTCACTTAAATATGTAGGTTCCGCTAATCAAAAGCAGTTCGCAAAAGAGTTGAAGAAAGTCTATCAAGCCTTTACGAAAGAAGAAGCTGAAATTGAACTCGATAAGCTTGAAGAAAAATGGGGTAAAAAATATCCAATCGTTTTTACTTCTTGGAGAAATAAATGGGATAATCTGTCTGTATATTTTAAATATCCAGCTGATATTAGAAAAGTAATCTATACCACCAATATCATTGAGTCTGTGCATCGACAGTTCAGAACACTGACTAAGACTAAAGGTGCTTTCCCTAATGATAATAGCTTATTAAAATTACTCTATATGGGCATCCAGAATGCCTCAAAAAAATGGACTATGCCAGTTAGAAACTGGAGCTTAACTATCTCTCAACTCTCAATTCACTTTGAGGGGAGATTAGATAAAGCTCTTAATTTATGA
- a CDS encoding helix-turn-helix domain-containing protein: MQNTALNILKTGNNVFITGSAGTGKTYLLNQFIFYLKSRNIIPTIVAPTGIAASHLQGQTIHSYFSLGIRDFIDEYYIESMLEKKYLQTRFSKLKILIIDEISMVSPEIFSSIDKILRAFKQNDTPFGGIQVILSGDFFQLPPISKVPKDKRFAWQSPSWKELALKTCYLQEKYRQDDNVLINILDEIRSGNVSTNTYDVLNSRFYKELSIDFEPTKLYTHNVDVDRINSDELAKINNRSHIFKYKSEGSTNNIEKIFKSSLVLEELTLKKDAVVMFIKNNHEKGYVNGTTGVVIDFDKESNLPIIKTTDGGVVKIDLEDWTMENESANIVAKVSQVPLKLAWAITIHKSQGMTLDAAEIDLSKTFEVGQGYVALSRIKNIDGLRLMGLNDSALSVDPLILHIDDRIKAASKKASDEISAVSSENLQNLFLAYIQSIDGITDEVQIQKQEEILKSAKKLVTRSLVATHLQTKEMIERSNTIIELAENRGMSKGTIIKHLALLKELDPEIDLKKFMPDEKTVLLVKDAVIKLKEQNNKEDFSEDGQLRLKPIFEALDGQVAYDDIKIALW, translated from the coding sequence ATGCAAAATACTGCGTTAAATATATTAAAAACAGGAAACAATGTTTTTATTACTGGTTCTGCAGGAACTGGTAAAACTTACCTCTTAAATCAATTTATTTTTTATCTAAAATCAAGAAATATAATACCTACAATAGTTGCCCCTACAGGGATAGCAGCTTCTCATTTACAGGGTCAGACAATACACTCATATTTTAGTTTGGGAATTCGAGATTTTATTGATGAATACTATATTGAATCGATGTTAGAAAAAAAATACTTACAGACACGTTTTTCAAAACTAAAGATTCTTATAATAGATGAGATTTCTATGGTCTCCCCTGAAATATTCTCCTCAATAGACAAGATACTAAGAGCTTTTAAACAGAATGATACACCTTTTGGTGGTATACAAGTAATCCTATCTGGAGATTTCTTTCAACTACCACCCATCTCCAAAGTACCTAAAGATAAACGCTTTGCTTGGCAATCCCCATCATGGAAAGAGTTAGCTCTAAAAACATGTTATCTGCAAGAGAAGTATAGACAAGATGATAATGTACTTATTAATATTTTAGATGAGATTAGAAGTGGTAATGTTTCAACTAATACATATGATGTTTTAAATTCTAGGTTTTATAAAGAGCTAAGTATAGATTTTGAGCCAACAAAGCTATATACTCACAATGTAGACGTCGATAGAATCAACAGTGATGAGTTAGCAAAAATAAATAATAGATCCCATATATTTAAATATAAATCAGAAGGTAGTACAAATAATATTGAGAAAATATTTAAATCATCTCTCGTCTTAGAAGAGTTGACTCTAAAAAAAGATGCTGTTGTCATGTTTATAAAAAATAACCATGAGAAGGGTTATGTTAATGGAACTACTGGAGTTGTAATAGACTTTGATAAAGAGAGTAATCTTCCAATCATCAAAACCACCGATGGTGGAGTTGTCAAAATTGACTTAGAAGATTGGACCATGGAAAATGAGAGCGCAAACATAGTTGCAAAAGTCTCTCAGGTTCCATTGAAGCTCGCATGGGCGATAACTATTCATAAATCTCAAGGGATGACACTTGATGCCGCTGAAATAGACTTATCTAAAACTTTTGAAGTAGGGCAGGGTTATGTAGCTCTTTCAAGGATTAAAAATATAGATGGATTAAGATTGATGGGCTTAAACGACTCTGCTTTGAGTGTAGACCCTCTCATCTTACATATTGATGATAGAATTAAAGCGGCTTCCAAAAAAGCAAGTGATGAGATCTCCGCAGTCTCATCTGAGAATCTTCAAAATCTATTTTTAGCTTATATTCAAAGCATAGATGGAATTACAGATGAAGTTCAAATTCAAAAGCAAGAAGAGATTCTAAAATCAGCTAAAAAGCTTGTTACTCGTAGTTTGGTAGCAACTCATCTACAAACTAAAGAGATGATTGAGAGATCTAACACAATTATAGAATTAGCTGAAAATAGAGGAATGAGTAAGGGAACGATTATTAAGCATCTAGCTCTTTTAAAAGAGCTAGACCCTGAGATAGATTTAAAGAAATTTATGCCAGATGAAAAAACTGTTTTACTTGTCAAAGATGCAGTCATAAAATTAAAAGAACAAAATAATAAAGAAGATTTTTCAGAAGATGGACAACTTCGACTAAAACCCATATTTGAAGCATTAGATGGACAAGTTGCGTATGACGATATTAAAATTGCTCTTTGGTAG
- a CDS encoding HU family DNA-binding protein translates to MNKSEFVELVQASGEYNTKVEAEKAIKAFTEAVAVALAKKEDVSLVGFGSFNAALQKGKSGKVPGTDKTYTTEDKMVPKFKAGKGLKDRVAEGK, encoded by the coding sequence ATGAATAAATCAGAATTTGTTGAATTAGTACAAGCAAGTGGTGAATACAACACAAAAGTAGAAGCAGAGAAAGCTATTAAAGCATTTACTGAAGCTGTAGCGGTAGCATTAGCAAAAAAAGAAGACGTGTCCTTAGTAGGTTTTGGTAGTTTTAACGCTGCTTTACAAAAAGGTAAAAGCGGTAAAGTCCCAGGGACTGATAAAACTTATACTACCGAAGATAAAATGGTTCCTAAGTTTAAAGCTGGTAAAGGTTTAAAAGACAGAGTAGCAGAGGGTAAATAA
- a CDS encoding secondary thiamine-phosphate synthase enzyme YjbQ — protein MKIYQTTLLLKSYKRGFNIITSQLNSLLSNYNISIGMINIFIQHTSASVAINENVDPSVRDDMENFFSDSIDDKPYYIHTYEGDDDMPAHIKSSLLGQSLTIPITNGKLNLGTWQGIYLGEHRDSADGRNLIITIYGE, from the coding sequence ATGAAAATATACCAAACCACCCTACTTTTAAAGTCATATAAACGAGGCTTTAACATAATCACTAGTCAGCTTAACTCTTTACTCTCTAATTACAATATATCCATCGGTATGATAAATATATTTATACAACATACCAGTGCCTCAGTTGCCATAAATGAAAATGTAGATCCAAGCGTTAGAGATGATATGGAAAACTTTTTTAGCGATAGCATAGATGACAAACCATATTATATTCATACCTATGAAGGCGATGACGATATGCCGGCACATATTAAAAGTTCACTTCTAGGACAATCTCTCACAATACCTATAACAAATGGAAAATTAAACCTTGGCACTTGGCAGGGAATATATTTAGGCGAACATAGAGATAGTGCAGATGGAAGAAATCTTATAATAACTATTTATGGAGAGTAG
- a CDS encoding AAA family ATPase yields MQEQTYDTNLEATVISSIIYSPALLETYSSKITKKLFFLPMHIKIVDVILSLNSADKIIDEEIIRNKIGHEYENDLIYILTKNPINRLDDYIEILQDYSIKRDMQSMAMDISKGLQTSITGLELQAKINNLTQELSKSNQIELLDIQNIDDIEDKEVEFICKEWLPIPVRTVSLVTAPGGTGKSWFVLQLAVRAIQEGKIKKAFLWLSEDPKEISKNRFNKVFDKVLRLTDQSVKTKIDISDSPTIQFLYDDQRRVEVSPLFSHFKAKLQEYDLIILDPLIAFYGTDENNNSSARRFMQLFTDWANKESKTIIFIHHSTKNTTQSRGASAFVDAVRTVYELDKVRDSDGKEKESHKREVKLTKDNYGIGSILGSFSVQRDLFPVKIKYEETSYKEDSLGMHNDF; encoded by the coding sequence ATGCAAGAACAAACATACGATACAAATCTAGAAGCAACAGTTATATCAAGTATTATATATTCCCCTGCTCTTCTAGAAACTTACTCTTCAAAGATTACAAAAAAGCTATTCTTTCTTCCAATGCATATAAAAATAGTGGATGTTATTTTATCTCTAAATTCTGCAGACAAAATCATTGATGAAGAGATAATTCGAAATAAAATTGGTCATGAATATGAAAATGATTTAATATATATTCTTACAAAAAATCCAATAAACAGATTAGATGACTATATTGAGATACTGCAAGATTATAGTATCAAGCGTGATATGCAATCAATGGCAATGGATATCTCTAAAGGATTACAAACAAGCATTACGGGCTTAGAATTACAAGCTAAAATAAACAACCTTACTCAAGAGCTCTCAAAATCAAATCAAATAGAACTCCTCGATATCCAAAACATAGACGACATAGAAGATAAAGAAGTTGAATTTATTTGTAAAGAGTGGCTCCCTATTCCAGTAAGAACGGTATCATTAGTTACTGCTCCTGGTGGAACAGGTAAATCTTGGTTTGTACTTCAATTAGCAGTAAGAGCAATTCAAGAGGGAAAAATAAAAAAAGCCTTTCTTTGGTTAAGTGAAGATCCAAAAGAGATAAGCAAAAATAGATTTAACAAAGTCTTTGATAAAGTGCTTAGATTAACAGATCAATCGGTAAAAACTAAAATTGATATTAGTGATTCACCTACTATTCAATTCTTATATGATGATCAACGTAGAGTGGAAGTCTCTCCCCTCTTCTCTCATTTTAAAGCAAAACTTCAAGAATATGATTTAATTATATTAGATCCGCTCATTGCTTTTTATGGAACTGATGAAAATAACAATTCAAGCGCAAGAAGATTTATGCAGCTCTTTACTGATTGGGCCAATAAAGAAAGCAAAACTATTATATTTATACACCACAGTACAAAAAACACCACTCAAAGTCGTGGAGCATCAGCATTTGTAGATGCAGTAAGAACTGTATATGAACTTGACAAAGTTAGAGATAGTGATGGCAAAGAAAAAGAATCTCATAAACGTGAAGTTAAGCTCACTAAGGATAACTATGGAATAGGTAGTATACTTGGAAGCTTTAGTGTTCAAAGAGATTTATTTCCGGTTAAGATTAAGTATGAAGAGACTAGTTATAAAGAAGATAGTTTAGGAATGCATAACGACTTTTAA
- a CDS encoding ParA family protein — protein MKTNIITLAHQKGGTGKSTMAWNLAVEMGKKYKKYGYKKFIFVDLDNQESVTMTNRLRMQYGQDPLEIVRFTDDERNKLEDFINSIDDDTLVIIDSGGYDADLNRLAIIASDFVITPVSSDYMEIFGLQKFKTILEELSEIKKETVRVNVVLNKIDPKLKDFSDIVDFINEIEHFKLCDTVIRFRSDYKHSIGYGFSVRELDKKSKASEEISILIKEIEKKAGLKNGKKKK, from the coding sequence TTGAAAACTAACATTATAACATTAGCACATCAAAAGGGTGGTACTGGTAAGAGTACAATGGCATGGAATTTAGCCGTTGAGATGGGCAAGAAGTATAAGAAATATGGATATAAGAAATTCATATTTGTAGATTTAGATAATCAAGAATCCGTTACTATGACTAATAGATTAAGAATGCAATATGGACAAGACCCACTTGAAATCGTTCGTTTTACCGATGATGAACGTAATAAACTTGAAGATTTTATTAACTCAATTGATGATGACACTTTGGTTATTATAGATTCAGGTGGTTACGATGCTGACTTAAACAGATTGGCAATTATAGCGAGTGACTTTGTTATAACACCTGTATCATCTGACTATATGGAAATATTTGGACTTCAAAAGTTTAAGACAATTCTTGAAGAGCTCTCAGAAATAAAAAAAGAAACAGTCAGAGTAAATGTAGTATTAAATAAAATTGATCCTAAACTAAAAGATTTTTCAGACATAGTTGACTTTATAAATGAAATAGAACACTTTAAACTGTGCGATACAGTAATAAGGTTTAGATCTGATTACAAACACTCGATTGGTTATGGCTTTAGTGTTAGAGAACTAGATAAAAAAAGTAAGGCTAGTGAAGAAATATCAATACTAATAAAAGAAATTGAAAAAAAGGCAGGATTAAAAAATGGCAAAAAAAAGAAATAG
- a CDS encoding ParB/RepB/Spo0J family partition protein: protein MAKKRNRITSEMSKTIAESSPLIKKATTKVVTEDSNNLIEVGLNLLIDNPFQPRIDINVHSLNELISSIEQNGLLQPIVITEKNEDGKHIIIAGHRRYEAFKIMGRDSIKATTLKDIADKDLAILSLTENLMRENLHPIENAIAIKNILDNNIVESQNKLAEYVGLSKGYVSKLMNILKLPTSIIQVIKDDNYTDINILLLLNKLDDVETMLTVYKYVKNLTRSEAEKYIKINYLEQKTQTKEVATIKTSKSKIALDINIKMLSSEENKEVLNKIEKLQHEIESLYAVWGK from the coding sequence ATGGCAAAAAAAAGAAATAGAATAACATCCGAAATGAGTAAGACAATTGCAGAGTCGTCTCCTTTAATAAAAAAAGCTACAACTAAAGTTGTAACTGAAGATAGTAATAATTTAATTGAAGTAGGACTGAACCTCTTAATCGACAATCCGTTTCAACCTAGAATAGATATTAATGTGCACTCATTAAATGAATTAATATCATCTATAGAACAAAATGGTCTATTACAACCAATTGTCATTACAGAGAAGAACGAAGATGGTAAACATATTATCATTGCAGGGCATAGAAGATATGAAGCATTTAAAATTATGGGTAGAGATAGCATTAAGGCGACTACGCTAAAAGATATAGCAGATAAAGATTTAGCAATTTTGTCTTTGACAGAAAATTTAATGAGAGAAAATCTACATCCTATTGAAAATGCGATTGCAATTAAAAATATTTTAGATAATAATATTGTTGAAAGCCAAAATAAACTTGCCGAATATGTTGGTTTGTCAAAAGGTTATGTATCGAAATTAATGAACATCTTAAAATTACCAACTTCGATAATTCAAGTAATAAAAGATGATAATTATACAGATATAAATATTCTACTATTATTAAATAAACTTGATGATGTTGAAACCATGTTAACAGTATATAAGTATGTGAAAAACCTTACACGAAGTGAAGCAGAAAAATATATTAAGATAAATTATTTAGAGCAAAAAACACAGACAAAAGAAGTGGCAACAATTAAAACAAGTAAATCAAAGATAGCACTAGACATCAATATTAAAATGCTCAGCAGTGAAGAGAATAAAGAAGTTTTGAATAAAATTGAAAAGTTACAACATGAAATCGAAAGCTTATATGCTGTTTGGGGCAAATAG
- a CDS encoding Fic family protein: MSFTPIAPTDIKGNIDSALLDKANKLLIEAAKLEGSHTPQILQAVKNLLYSVNSYYSNRIESESTHIIDIEKAMQQDYSKDIKKRNLQILSLTHIEVQKECEEYFKNNPSTSAYNKEFILNIHKSFYSKNGMEPFLDVTHDGMHARITPGKIRERDVKVGNHLAPNPNKLDNLLNEFEHLYNKSLNTSHAVQLIHILSSHHRLMWIHPFLDGNGRTARLALNSALSCMGMSGYGLWNISRGLARNSTAYKSNLSYADMPRQGERDGRGALSSNSLARYVDFMLDISLDQVAYMNTHLKLNSLTKKIELYVKRVNDGLHGIDPLPNHSEKIFKYLLLSGECARGKIPEIIGMKDRTASRVIAELLKRNFIESDSKAGPIRLKIGASMASFLFPMLVPEAEEY, from the coding sequence ATGAGCTTTACACCAATTGCGCCAACCGATATAAAAGGTAATATAGACTCAGCTCTTTTAGATAAAGCAAACAAATTACTTATTGAAGCTGCCAAACTTGAAGGATCTCATACCCCTCAAATACTCCAAGCGGTTAAAAATCTTTTATATAGCGTAAATAGTTATTATTCAAATAGAATAGAATCAGAGAGCACTCATATTATTGATATTGAAAAAGCAATGCAACAAGATTATTCCAAAGACATAAAGAAAAGAAACTTACAGATCCTCTCACTAACTCATATAGAAGTACAAAAAGAGTGCGAAGAGTATTTTAAAAATAATCCTTCTACATCTGCCTATAATAAAGAGTTTATACTAAACATTCATAAAAGCTTTTATTCTAAAAATGGTATGGAACCTTTTTTAGATGTGACTCATGATGGTATGCATGCCAGGATAACTCCAGGTAAAATCCGAGAACGCGATGTTAAAGTAGGAAATCATCTAGCGCCTAATCCAAATAAACTTGATAACTTATTAAATGAATTTGAGCATCTATATAATAAATCTTTAAACACTAGTCATGCCGTGCAACTAATTCATATACTCTCTTCACACCATAGACTCATGTGGATACACCCTTTTTTAGATGGAAATGGAAGAACAGCTAGATTAGCCCTTAATAGCGCATTATCCTGTATGGGTATGAGTGGTTATGGATTATGGAATATTTCTCGTGGGCTTGCAAGAAACTCGACAGCATATAAAAGTAATCTTTCTTATGCTGATATGCCAAGACAAGGTGAAAGAGATGGTAGAGGTGCTCTCTCTTCTAATTCATTAGCTCGTTATGTAGACTTCATGTTAGATATCTCATTAGATCAAGTAGCTTATATGAATACACATCTAAAACTCAATTCACTTACAAAAAAGATTGAGCTATATGTGAAAAGAGTTAATGATGGTCTTCACGGAATAGATCCCCTGCCTAATCATAGTGAGAAGATATTTAAATATTTACTTCTCAGTGGTGAGTGTGCAAGAGGTAAAATACCTGAGATAATTGGTATGAAAGATAGAACAGCATCAAGAGTTATAGCAGAACTCTTAAAGAGAAATTTTATAGAATCTGATAGCAAAGCAGGTCCTATCAGACTAAAAATAGGGGCTTCAATGGCTTCTTTTCTGTTTCCTATGCTCGTTCCTGAGGCTGAAGAATATTAA
- a CDS encoding XRE family transcriptional regulator — MEYNELTDRLKNLEMTKKKFAEITGQGVTTITNWKGDGKKIPAWVDTWLDNYEKAQAYELIKNKILELEARN; from the coding sequence ATGGAATATAATGAATTAACTGACAGATTAAAAAATCTTGAGATGACTAAAAAAAAGTTTGCTGAAATTACCGGTCAGGGTGTTACCACTATTACAAACTGGAAAGGTGATGGTAAAAAAATACCTGCATGGGTTGATACATGGTTAGATAATTATGAAAAAGCTCAGGCATATGAACTAATTAAAAATAAAATTCTTGAGTTAGAAGCCCGCAATTAA